In Nocardia higoensis, one genomic interval encodes:
- a CDS encoding alpha/beta hydrolase produces MRARRAGAWLKRAVVMSIAVLMPLGVTVAGGGATASAAFNPSGFDFWVDSDMGPIKSRIFRAADGNTNRVVYALDGMRARNDLSGWEIDTEVARELTKWNINVVMPVGGMSSFYADWNAPSTILGVGGGSSGSASGSSSGSGALQMLAGGPGKSTRYTWESFLTDNLRWALRDRLGFNPNRNGVFGLSMGGSAALTLAAYHPDQFSYAASYSGYLNVSAPGMREALRVAMIDAGGYNIDSMAPPWGPQWLRMDPFVFAPRLKANNTRLWVSAGSGLPSAQDGLSFGTLNAMGLEALALANTRAFQIRMATLGANNVTYDFPAVGVHNWRYWETEVYRMIPDLSGHIG; encoded by the coding sequence ATGCGAGCTCGAAGAGCCGGCGCATGGCTCAAGCGCGCGGTGGTGATGTCGATTGCCGTGCTGATGCCGCTCGGCGTGACGGTGGCCGGTGGTGGAGCCACCGCCTCGGCGGCGTTCAACCCGTCCGGATTCGACTTCTGGGTGGATTCGGACATGGGTCCGATCAAATCCAGGATCTTCCGCGCCGCGGACGGAAACACCAACCGTGTGGTCTACGCGCTCGACGGTATGCGCGCGCGTAACGACCTCAGCGGCTGGGAGATCGACACCGAAGTCGCCCGCGAACTGACCAAGTGGAACATCAATGTGGTCATGCCGGTCGGCGGCATGTCCAGCTTCTACGCCGACTGGAACGCCCCGAGCACCATTCTGGGCGTCGGCGGCGGTTCCAGCGGCTCGGCCTCGGGCTCCTCGTCGGGCTCGGGTGCGCTGCAGATGCTGGCGGGCGGTCCCGGCAAGAGCACCCGCTACACGTGGGAGTCCTTCCTGACCGACAACCTGCGCTGGGCGCTGCGCGACCGGCTCGGGTTCAACCCGAACCGCAACGGTGTGTTCGGCCTGTCGATGGGCGGCTCGGCCGCGCTGACGCTGGCCGCCTACCATCCGGATCAGTTCAGCTATGCCGCGTCCTACTCCGGCTACCTGAACGTCTCCGCTCCCGGTATGCGTGAGGCGCTGCGGGTCGCGATGATCGACGCGGGCGGCTACAACATCGACTCGATGGCGCCGCCGTGGGGTCCGCAGTGGCTGCGGATGGACCCGTTCGTGTTCGCTCCCCGACTGAAGGCCAACAACACCCGCCTGTGGGTCTCCGCGGGAAGCGGCCTGCCCTCCGCGCAGGACGGCCTGAGCTTCGGCACCCTCAACGCGATGGGGCTGGAAGCGCTGGCGCTGGCCAATACCCGCGCTTTCCAGATCCGTATGGCGACCCTGGGCGCGAACAATGTCACCTACGATTTCCCGGCGGTCGGCGTGCACAACTGGCGCTACTGGGAAACCGAGGTCTACCGGATGATTCCCGATCTGTCGGGGCACATCGGCTGA
- a CDS encoding alpha/beta hydrolase-fold protein — protein MSGKAAAQPTAAASSATVQQAVWLNDRRVTLWVTSPAMGAPVQVQLLLARDWNARPDTRFPVLFLLDGLRADDDESGWTKDSGAAEFFADKNVTVVLPVGGQSSFYADWLRPDNGRNYQWETFLTKELPPLLESQWRATDVRGLAGLSMGGTAAMFLAGRNPSFARYAASYSGFLTTTTLGMPQAIGFAMRDAGGFDSDAMWGPPSNPEWAAHDPYLLADKLAGVSLYISSGSGSTGPFDQASGIPGVSTNYAGTGLEILSRLTSQNFVTRLSELKIPATVNYRPSGTHSWPYWDFEMRQSWPQAAAALAVEPEKPACAPGGAIGQVVQGNGWLGECLTSEYVVRGGVAQDFRGGRVFFSAESGAHVVTGMIGGGYQAAGGPNGVLGLPTGGERDLGDGRGRVQSFQRGALYWTPQTGAQVVRGAILDEWGKQGYERGPAGYPIGPEVQTPNKAGAVQAFEGGPFYYSPNTGVFRVQGLILGKFAQMGYESSWLGFPAAEEAPLKDLGRFSRFEGGSVYWSPLSGAWAVRNGPIMDAWQSQGFENGRLGFPISDEFPVSGGVQQNFQAGFVTVRDGKAEIHSV, from the coding sequence ATGAGTGGGAAAGCGGCCGCTCAGCCGACGGCGGCGGCTTCCTCAGCAACTGTCCAGCAGGCGGTCTGGCTGAACGACCGGCGGGTGACGCTGTGGGTCACCTCGCCCGCCATGGGCGCCCCCGTGCAGGTGCAGCTGCTGCTCGCGCGCGACTGGAATGCCAGGCCCGACACCAGGTTTCCGGTCCTGTTCCTGCTGGACGGATTGCGCGCCGACGACGACGAGAGCGGCTGGACCAAGGATTCCGGCGCCGCGGAGTTCTTCGCCGACAAGAACGTGACCGTGGTGCTCCCGGTGGGCGGCCAGTCCAGCTTCTATGCCGACTGGCTGCGTCCGGACAACGGGCGCAACTACCAGTGGGAGACCTTCCTGACCAAGGAGCTGCCGCCGCTGCTGGAGAGCCAGTGGCGCGCCACCGACGTACGCGGTCTGGCCGGGCTGTCGATGGGCGGCACCGCGGCGATGTTCCTGGCCGGACGAAACCCGTCGTTCGCGCGCTACGCCGCGTCCTACTCCGGTTTCCTCACCACCACGACCCTGGGCATGCCGCAGGCCATCGGGTTCGCCATGCGCGACGCGGGCGGTTTCGACTCCGATGCCATGTGGGGCCCGCCGTCGAACCCGGAGTGGGCCGCGCACGACCCGTATCTGTTGGCCGACAAGCTCGCGGGCGTCAGCCTCTACATCTCCAGCGGCAGCGGCAGCACGGGGCCGTTCGACCAGGCCTCCGGCATCCCCGGCGTGAGCACCAACTACGCGGGTACCGGGCTGGAGATCTTGTCCAGGCTGACCTCCCAGAACTTCGTGACCAGGCTGAGCGAGCTGAAGATCCCGGCGACGGTGAACTACCGCCCCTCCGGCACCCACAGCTGGCCGTACTGGGATTTCGAGATGCGGCAGTCCTGGCCGCAGGCCGCGGCGGCGCTGGCCGTGGAGCCGGAAAAGCCCGCGTGCGCTCCCGGCGGCGCGATCGGGCAGGTGGTGCAGGGCAACGGCTGGCTGGGCGAATGCCTCACCAGCGAGTACGTGGTGCGCGGCGGGGTGGCCCAGGACTTCCGGGGCGGGCGGGTGTTCTTCTCGGCCGAGAGCGGCGCGCACGTGGTCACGGGCATGATCGGCGGTGGTTACCAGGCCGCGGGTGGCCCGAACGGTGTGCTCGGCCTGCCGACCGGGGGTGAGCGCGATCTGGGCGACGGCCGAGGTCGGGTGCAGTCCTTCCAGCGCGGCGCGCTGTACTGGACCCCGCAGACCGGCGCGCAGGTGGTGCGCGGGGCGATCCTCGACGAATGGGGCAAGCAGGGGTACGAGCGCGGCCCGGCCGGTTACCCGATCGGTCCGGAGGTCCAGACGCCGAACAAGGCGGGCGCGGTGCAGGCCTTCGAGGGCGGGCCGTTCTACTACAGCCCGAACACCGGGGTGTTCCGGGTGCAAGGGCTGATCCTGGGCAAATTCGCGCAGATGGGATACGAGAGCAGCTGGCTCGGCTTCCCCGCGGCGGAGGAGGCTCCGCTGAAGGACCTGGGCCGGTTCAGCCGGTTCGAGGGCGGCAGCGTCTACTGGAGCCCGTTGTCGGGCGCCTGGGCGGTGCGCAACGGCCCGATCATGGACGCCTGGCAGTCCCAGGGCTTCGAGAACGGCAGGCTCGGTTTCCCGATCAGTGACGAATTCCCGGTCTCCGGCGGTGTGCAGCAGAACTTCCAGGCCGGGTTCGTCACCGTGCGCGACGGCAAGGCGGAGATTCACTCCGTCTGA
- a CDS encoding alpha/beta hydrolase, whose protein sequence is MRGLRWKRATPRASRAHRESTSLPWRRGWAVGLATALLVPFGVSLAGGGAAASAAFEPRAFDFWVDSDMGAIKTRVLRAANGNTNRVVYALDGMRAPESLNGWEIETDVPALLASWNINVVMPVGGMSSFYADWNAPSEFFGVPAGTGSNTGSNGLNGFAGGPGKSYRYTWESFLTDNLRWALRDRLGFSPYRNGAFGLSMGGSAALTLAAYHPDQFSFAGSFSGYLNISAPGMREAIRAAMLDAGGYNVDSMAPPWGPQWLRMDPFVFAPNLVNNGTRLWIAAASGLPTSSDPPSFGTFNGMMLESLALANTRSFQLRMATLGGGNAVYSFPPFGIHAWNNWRDEVTRMLPDMSAHIG, encoded by the coding sequence ATGCGAGGTCTCCGCTGGAAACGTGCGACGCCGAGGGCGTCCCGAGCGCACCGTGAGTCCACGTCGCTTCCGTGGCGGCGAGGCTGGGCGGTCGGCCTGGCAACCGCGTTGCTGGTGCCCTTCGGCGTCTCGCTGGCAGGCGGTGGAGCGGCGGCCTCGGCGGCGTTCGAGCCGCGAGCGTTCGATTTCTGGGTCGATTCCGATATGGGCGCCATCAAAACCCGGGTGCTGCGCGCCGCGAACGGCAATACCAATCGCGTCGTCTATGCGCTCGACGGTATGCGCGCCCCGGAGTCGCTCAACGGCTGGGAAATCGAGACCGATGTCCCGGCGCTGCTGGCTTCCTGGAACATCAATGTGGTGATGCCGGTCGGCGGTATGTCGAGTTTCTACGCCGATTGGAACGCGCCGAGTGAATTCTTCGGCGTTCCGGCGGGCACCGGGTCGAATACGGGTTCGAACGGGTTGAACGGGTTCGCCGGTGGTCCGGGCAAGAGCTATCGCTACACCTGGGAGTCATTTCTGACCGACAACCTGCGCTGGGCGCTGCGCGACCGGCTCGGGTTCAGCCCGTACCGCAACGGCGCGTTCGGCCTGTCCATGGGTGGCTCGGCCGCGCTCACGCTGGCGGCCTATCACCCGGATCAGTTCAGCTTCGCCGGTTCGTTCTCCGGCTACCTCAACATCTCCGCACCGGGCATGCGCGAGGCCATCCGGGCCGCGATGCTCGACGCGGGCGGGTACAACGTCGACTCGATGGCGCCGCCGTGGGGTCCGCAGTGGCTGCGCATGGATCCGTTCGTGTTCGCGCCCAACCTGGTGAACAACGGCACCCGCCTCTGGATCGCGGCGGCCAGTGGCCTGCCCACCTCCTCGGACCCGCCGAGTTTCGGCACCTTCAACGGCATGATGCTCGAATCGCTCGCGCTGGCGAATACTCGCTCGTTCCAGTTGCGTATGGCGACTTTGGGCGGAGGTAACGCGGTGTATTCGTTCCCGCCATTCGGAATCCACGCGTGGAACAACTGGCGTGACGAGGTCACCAGGATGTTGCCGGATATGTCGGCGCATATCGGTTAG
- a CDS encoding alpha/beta hydrolase — protein MRFGRAAAPNRVPSGKRGAPRGWRHRILAVGAAALALPVAAGVAAPTVATAAPVHAPVLRAPAGGYEELMVPSSMGPIKVQVQWASRGGSAALYLLDGMRARDDRNAWSFETNAIDQFKDANITLVMPVGGESSFYTDWYAPSSTNGQKTTYKWETFLTEELPNFLAGYGVSKTNNAVAGLSMGGSAALALAAYHRDQFKYAASYSGYLNISAPGMREAIRIAMLDAGRYNVDSMAAPWSPQWLRMDPFVFAPQLRGLPMYISASSGLPGQHDRPASAVGVFNTGNAMALEALSLVNTRAFQVRLKSLNIPAFFNFPATGTHSWKYWESELWNSRQGILDATGAW, from the coding sequence ATGCGATTCGGCAGGGCCGCCGCGCCGAACAGAGTCCCGTCCGGTAAGCGAGGCGCACCTCGCGGTTGGCGTCATCGGATCCTGGCAGTGGGTGCCGCCGCGCTGGCGCTACCGGTCGCCGCCGGAGTGGCGGCCCCGACGGTCGCGACCGCCGCTCCCGTGCACGCCCCGGTGCTGCGCGCGCCGGCCGGTGGATACGAAGAGCTGATGGTCCCCTCCTCCATGGGCCCGATCAAGGTCCAGGTGCAGTGGGCCTCGCGTGGCGGCAGCGCCGCGCTGTACCTGCTCGACGGTATGCGGGCGCGCGACGACCGCAACGCCTGGTCTTTCGAGACCAACGCCATCGATCAGTTCAAGGACGCCAACATCACCCTGGTGATGCCGGTCGGCGGCGAGTCCAGCTTCTACACCGACTGGTACGCCCCCTCCAGCACCAACGGCCAGAAGACCACCTACAAGTGGGAAACCTTCCTGACCGAAGAGCTGCCGAATTTCCTTGCCGGATACGGCGTCTCCAAGACCAACAACGCCGTCGCCGGTCTGTCCATGGGCGGCAGCGCCGCGCTGGCACTGGCCGCCTACCACCGCGATCAGTTCAAGTACGCCGCGTCCTACTCCGGCTACCTGAACATCTCGGCGCCGGGCATGCGTGAGGCGATCCGCATCGCGATGCTGGACGCGGGCCGCTACAACGTCGACTCGATGGCCGCTCCGTGGAGCCCGCAGTGGCTGCGGATGGACCCGTTCGTGTTCGCGCCGCAGCTGCGTGGCCTGCCGATGTACATCTCGGCCTCCAGCGGCCTGCCGGGTCAGCACGATCGCCCGGCCTCGGCCGTCGGCGTGTTCAACACCGGCAACGCGATGGCGCTGGAAGCGCTTTCGCTGGTCAACACCCGCGCCTTCCAGGTCCGCCTGAAGTCGCTGAACATCCCGGCGTTCTTCAACTTCCCGGCCACCGGCACGCACTCCTGGAAGTACTGGGAGTCGGAGCTGTGGAACTCGCGTCAGGGCATCCTGGACGCCACCGGCGCCTGGTGA
- a CDS encoding LLM class F420-dependent oxidoreductase, which produces MTQAAAPAGELTALGTPLRPFRFAAAGEGNKQEGGARKFVQLAQQAEEYGYDTFVVPDHLGDQIGPIAALGALTQATEKIRLGTSVLANGFRHPVVLAKDLATIDVLSKGRLEVGVGAGWKQDEFLAAGLPYESPGVRLAKLDETLTILDVLLRGQECTFSGKYYQVDGVKGTPRPRQGPRPPLCTGGGGPKMLRLAAKHADIVSVVPMTTKNGKGLLSGITLEKAIEKVNLVREAAGDRFADIELNWAITAVVITDDREKTAEMALSALERGLAPDLEVDVKLTVEELLDSPYVAIGSFEEIAEQIKRVRKLTSMSYVGIYPTQMDAFAPVIPLLRDE; this is translated from the coding sequence ATGACACAAGCCGCCGCACCGGCCGGTGAGCTGACCGCTTTGGGCACGCCGCTGCGCCCGTTTCGTTTCGCGGCCGCGGGCGAAGGGAACAAGCAGGAGGGCGGCGCTCGCAAGTTCGTTCAACTGGCGCAGCAGGCCGAGGAGTACGGCTACGACACCTTCGTCGTGCCCGACCACCTCGGCGACCAGATCGGACCGATCGCCGCGCTGGGCGCCCTGACCCAGGCCACCGAGAAGATCCGGCTCGGTACATCGGTGCTGGCCAACGGCTTTCGGCACCCGGTGGTGCTGGCCAAGGATCTGGCCACCATCGACGTGCTGTCCAAGGGCCGCCTCGAGGTCGGCGTGGGCGCGGGCTGGAAGCAGGACGAGTTCCTCGCCGCGGGCCTGCCCTACGAGTCCCCGGGCGTGCGTCTGGCCAAGCTCGACGAGACCCTGACCATCCTGGATGTGCTGCTGCGTGGCCAGGAGTGCACCTTCTCGGGCAAGTACTACCAGGTCGACGGGGTCAAGGGGACTCCGCGCCCGCGGCAGGGTCCGCGCCCGCCGCTGTGCACCGGCGGCGGCGGCCCGAAGATGCTGCGCCTGGCGGCCAAGCACGCCGACATCGTCTCGGTGGTGCCGATGACCACAAAGAACGGCAAGGGCCTGCTCTCGGGGATTACCCTCGAGAAGGCGATCGAGAAGGTGAACCTGGTCAGGGAAGCGGCAGGCGACCGATTCGCCGACATCGAACTGAACTGGGCGATCACCGCAGTCGTCATCACCGACGACAGGGAGAAGACCGCCGAGATGGCATTGTCCGCGCTGGAGCGGGGCCTGGCCCCCGACCTCGAGGTGGATGTGAAGCTCACGGTCGAGGAATTGCTGGACTCGCCCTACGTGGCGATCGGCAGTTTCGAGGAGATCGCCGAGCAGATCAAACGGGTGCGCAAGCTCACGTCGATGTCCTACGTCGGCATCTATCCCACGCAGATGGACGCATTCGCTCCTGTCATCCCCCTGCTGAGGGATGAGTGA
- a CDS encoding cutinase family protein, whose amino-acid sequence MPVSARRGRPTTHRFRPVGCLPVLLIAALLIAVIVLLWYLLAGRLRVPGPGPQPPGPPTSQPASCPDVQLISVPGTWESSSADDPRNPTANPLSLMLNVTGPLREQFPAQRLDVYTVPYVAQFSNPVAIPPDGQQSYNNSRSEGTTRTVAALTERARECPLTTYVLAGFSQGAVIVGDVAERIGAGEGPVPADKVLGVALIADGRRTGASGPGQAVEIGPPPPGEGAEVALNGLKVPGITMTGARSGFGELAERTYTICAPGDMICDSPRQALSPVNWIPSVLSLVRAAGNPVHALYNTYAVDENGTTATQWTADWASGLIQGAPYPPHS is encoded by the coding sequence CTGCCAGTGAGCGCACGTCGCGGGCGGCCGACCACCCACCGGTTCCGGCCGGTGGGATGTCTGCCGGTGCTGTTGATCGCCGCGCTGCTGATCGCGGTGATCGTGCTGCTGTGGTATCTGCTGGCGGGCAGGCTGCGCGTACCCGGTCCGGGACCGCAGCCGCCCGGCCCGCCGACCAGTCAACCGGCGAGTTGCCCTGACGTGCAACTCATCTCGGTGCCGGGCACCTGGGAATCCAGCAGCGCCGACGACCCGCGCAATCCGACGGCCAACCCGCTGTCGCTGATGCTCAATGTCACCGGACCGCTGCGCGAACAGTTCCCGGCGCAGCGCCTGGACGTCTACACCGTGCCGTACGTGGCCCAGTTCTCCAATCCGGTGGCGATCCCGCCGGACGGGCAGCAGTCCTACAACAACAGCCGCTCCGAGGGCACCACGCGCACCGTCGCCGCGCTGACCGAGCGGGCGCGGGAATGTCCCTTGACCACCTACGTGCTGGCCGGCTTCTCCCAGGGCGCGGTCATCGTCGGCGACGTGGCCGAGCGGATCGGCGCGGGCGAGGGCCCGGTGCCCGCCGACAAGGTGCTCGGCGTCGCGCTGATCGCCGACGGCAGGCGCACCGGCGCGTCCGGACCGGGTCAGGCCGTCGAGATCGGCCCGCCGCCGCCGGGCGAGGGCGCCGAGGTCGCGCTGAACGGCTTGAAGGTGCCGGGAATCACCATGACCGGCGCGCGCTCGGGCTTCGGCGAGCTTGCCGAGCGCACCTACACCATCTGCGCGCCCGGCGACATGATCTGCGATTCGCCCAGGCAGGCGCTGAGCCCGGTGAACTGGATTCCCAGCGTGCTGAGCCTGGTGCGCGCGGCCGGAAATCCGGTGCACGCGCTGTACAACACCTACGCCGTCGACGAGAACGGCACGACCGCCACCCAGTGGACGGCGGACTGGGCGAGCGGCCTGATCCAGGGCGCGCCCTATCCACCGCATTCCTGA
- a CDS encoding DUF732 domain-containing protein gives MHRIRGKVFGVAVAIAATGLLAACGDDDSTASSTPTLSTTATSSAAASSSAEGEPASPAPESPAPAPEQAEQQPEQQTDTAAPERPQPVPDEQIPEADTSGLSDKDKQYLAALEEKGIKPSSPDIALSVATYVCQGVAAGAAESDLTTFVNAMAGSDAAFDPSKMPVEEAGRIYIDTAKQTYCQ, from the coding sequence ATGCACCGGATTCGTGGAAAGGTTTTCGGCGTCGCGGTGGCGATCGCGGCCACCGGTCTGCTCGCCGCCTGCGGCGATGACGATTCGACCGCGTCGAGCACGCCGACGTTGAGCACCACGGCGACCTCGTCGGCCGCCGCTTCCAGCTCCGCGGAGGGCGAGCCCGCGAGCCCCGCTCCCGAATCTCCCGCGCCCGCGCCGGAGCAGGCGGAGCAGCAGCCGGAGCAGCAGACCGACACCGCCGCCCCCGAGCGGCCGCAGCCGGTGCCGGACGAGCAGATCCCCGAGGCCGACACCTCCGGCCTCAGCGACAAGGACAAGCAGTACCTGGCCGCGCTCGAGGAGAAGGGCATCAAGCCCTCCAGCCCGGACATCGCGCTCAGCGTCGCCACCTACGTCTGTCAGGGTGTGGCCGCGGGCGCCGCCGAGAGCGACCTGACCACCTTCGTCAACGCGATGGCGGGTTCGGACGCGGCCTTCGATCCGTCGAAGATGCCGGTCGAGGAAGCAGGCCGGATCTACATCGACACCGCCAAGCAGACCTACTGCCAGTGA